From the Cervus elaphus chromosome 20, mCerEla1.1, whole genome shotgun sequence genome, one window contains:
- the WNT2B gene encoding protein Wnt-2b translates to MLRPGGAEEAAQLPLRRVRAPVPESAPRSTAPDCSRASARLSLACLLLLLLLLTLPARVDTSWWYIGALGARVICDNIPGLVSRQRQLCQRYPDIMRSVGEGAREWIRECQHQFRHHRWNCTTLDRDHTVFGRVMLRSSREAAFVYAISSAGVVHAITRACSQGELSVCSCDPYTRGRHHDQRGDFDWGGCSDNIHYGVRFAKAFVDAKEKRLKDARALMNLHNNRCGRTAVRRFLKLECKCHGVSGSCTLRTCWRALSDFRRTGDYLRRRYDGAVQVTATQDGANFTAARQGYRRATRTDLVYFDNSPDYCVLDKAAGSLGTAGRVCSKTSKGTDGCEIMCCGRGYDTTRVTRVTQCECKFHWCCAVRCKECRNTVDVHTCKAPKKAEWLDQT, encoded by the exons ATGCTGAGGCCGGGTGGTGCGGAGGAAGCCGCGCAGCTACCCCTTCGACGCGTCCGCGCCCCTGTCCCCGAGTCCGCTCCCAGATCCACGGCCCCCGACTGCTCTCGGGCTTCGGCCCGCCTAAGTCTTGCCTGCCTtctgttgctgctactgctgctgacGCTGCCGGCCCGCGTAGACACGTCCTGGTG GTACATCGGGGCACTAGGGGCCCGTGTGATCTGTGACAACATCCCTGGGCTGGTGAGCCGGCAGCGGCAGTTGTGCCAGCGTTACCCAGACATCATGCGCTCCGTGGGCGAGGGTGCCCGAGAATGGATCCGAGAGTGTCAGCACCAGTTCCGCCACCATCGCTGGAACTGTACCACCCTGGACCGGGACCACACTGTCTTTGGCCGCGTCATGCTCAGAA gTAGCCGGGAGGCAGCATTTGTATATGCCATCTCATCAGCAGGGGTGGTCCATGCTATCACTCGTGCCTGTAGCCAGGGTGAGCTGAGTGTGTGCAGCTGTGACCCCTATACCCGTGGCCGACACCATGACCAGCGTGGGGACTTTGACTGGGGTGGCTGCAGTGACAACATCCACTATGGTGTTCGCTTTGCCAAGGCCTTCGTGGATGCCAAGGAGAAGAGGCTTAAGGATGCCCGGGCTCTCATGAACTTACATAACAATCGCTGTGGTCGCACG GCTGTGCGGCGGTTTCTGAAGCTGGAGTGTAAGTGCCATGGCGTGAGTGGCTCCTGTACTCTGCGTACCTGCTGGCGCGCGCTCTCAGATTTCCGCCGCACAGGTGACTACCTGCGGCGGCGCTATGACGGGGCTGTGCAAGTCACGGCCACCCAGGATGGTGCAAACTTCACAGCAGCTCGCCAAGGCTATCGCCGTGCTACCCGGACTGACCTGGTCTACTTTGACAACTCCCCAGACTACTGTGTCTTGGACAAGGCTGCAG gtTCCCTAGGCACTGCAGGCCGAGTCTGTAGCAAGACATCTAAAGGGACAGACGGTTGTGAAATCATGTGCTGCGGCCGAGGGTATGACACAACCCGAGTTACCCGCGTCACCCAGTGTGAGTGCAAATTCCACTGGTGCTGTGCTGTGCGGTGCAAGGAGTGCAGAAACACTGTGGACGTCCATACTTGCAAGGCCCCCAAGAAGGCAGAGTGGCTGGATCAGACCTGA